DNA from Streptomyces luteogriseus:
CGAGGAGTCCCTCAAGCAGCTGCTTCCGCTCCAGAAGCAGGACTTCGTGCAGCTCTTCGAGTCGATGGACGGCCTCCCGGTCACCGTCCGCCTGCTGGACCCGCCGCTGCACGAGTTCCTCCCGGACATCACCGAGCTGTCCGTCCGCGTGGCCCTCGCCGAGTCCCGCCAGGAGCCGCACGAGAACGAACTGCGCCTGCTCCAGGCCGTGCACCGGCTGCACGAGCAGAACCCGATGCTGGGCCTGCGCGGTGTCCGTCTCGGCCTGGTCATCCCCGGCCTGTTCACCATGCAGGTCCGCGCGATCGCCGAGGCCGCGGCCGAGCGCAAGGCCGCCAAGGGCGACCCCCGCGCCGAGATCATGATTCCGCTCGTGGGCACGGTGCAGGAGCTGGAGATCGTGCGTGAGGAGGCCGACGCGGTCATCGCCGAGGTCGAGGCGGCCTCGGGCGCGCAGCTGAAGCTGTCCATCGGCACGATGATCGAGCTGCCGCGCGCCGCGCTGACCGCCGGTCAGATCGCCGAGGCCGCGGAGTTCTTCTCCTTCGGCACGAACGACCTCACCCAGACGGTGTGGGGCTTCTCCCGGGACGACGTGGAGGCGAGCTTCTTCACGGCGTACCTGGAGAAGGGCATCTTCGGTGTCTCCCCGTTCGAGACGATCGACAAGGACGGCGTGGGTTCCCTCGTGAAGCTGGCCGCCAAGGCCGGCCGCGAGACCCGCCCCGACCTCAAGCTCGGCGTCTGCGGCGAGCACGGCGGCGACCCCGAGTCGGTTCACTTCTTCCACGAGGTCGGACTCGACTACGTCTCCTGCTCCCCGTTCCGCATCCCGGTGGCCCGCCTGGAAGCGGGCCGGGCCGCGGTCCAGTCCCAGGGCAGCGACCACCGCTGACCCGGGGGCGGAGAACCCGGAGCCGTCGGCGGTCCCCGACCCTCACCGATCGCGGCGGCTCCGGTGCACGGAGAAGAGCGGGGCGGCACCTTGTGCGGGGTGCCGCCCCGCTCTCGCGCGTTCCGTCTTCTCGCGTTGTCGCGAGCTCCGTTCAGGGCGGCCCGGCGACGGTCACTGCGGCAGGCCGTCGCGCAGGCATACGACCGTGCCGCTGCGGGCCGCGGTCAGCAGGGCGGTGAGGGTGGGAAGCCCGGTCGCCAGCGGGGTGGCCTCCAGGTCGGCGAGGGCGAACAGGCCGTGGTGGTCGTGCTCCGAGCTGCGCCGGACGGGCTGCCCCGCCGGGAGCCTGCCGCCGTGGAAGTAGAAGTCGATCACCGGCCCGGTGTCCAGCACGTCGGCCCGGTGGTCGTACCCGATGAACGGCAGGTCCCCTTCGAGGGTGATGCCGGTCTCCTCGTGCAGCTCCCGGCGGGCGGCGCCGACGGGGTCCTCGCCGTGGTCGAGCATGCCGCCCGGCAGCCCCCAGAGGCCCGCGGCGGGCTGGCCCCCGGCGTAGCGCAGCAGCAGGATACGGTCCTCGGCGTCGAGCAGCAGGACGCAGGACGCGACGATGGTCTGCGGCAGTGTCCTGACCCACTCGGCACGGGGCAGCACACGCGGCGCGTTCGGGGCGGGCACGGTCGTGTCCACGGTGGTGTTCCTTCCGTCGGCTGGGCAGCCCGGAACGAGCTGCCCGAACGGTGGAACGGCCGGGCCCGCCGATGGTCACCGGCACGTCCGCCTCAGATGTCGCAGGCGACCCCGTCGTTGTCCCGGTCCAGGTGGGAGGCGTACCCGGGCTCACCCCGGTGGATGGGCGCGGCCCCGGCGGCACGGACCTCGCTGCAGTTGCCGTAGTACACGTCCGCGCCGCCCCCGGAGCCGCCTGAGCCGCCGTCGTCGGACCCGCCGGCCGCCGCCGGTCGTGCGGTGACCGTGGTGGTGACCCTGACGGTCTTCGTGGCGGTGACGGTGGGAGCGGGCTCCGGCTCCTTCGGGGGCGGTGTCGTGGTGGCCGTGGTGGTGGCGGTGACCGTGACGGTCGGACGGGGCTTGGCGGACGCCGGCTTCGCGTCGTCCGTGGTCTCCCCGCCGCTCGTGCCGATGCCGGCACCGATGAACAGGGCCAGCCCGAGGGCGGGCAGCACGTAGCGCTTCCGGGCCCAGCGGGGTGCGGGTCCGCCGGGCTGCGGCGCCGGCGGTGCGGGGTACGGGCTGTTGTGCGGGCCGGTGTACGGATTGGTCATGGTCATCCCCCCAGGGCTGGTACGTGAGGGGATGACCGTAGGGCCGGACGGTCCGGCGTGAGGGAGGGGTGACCAACTTGTGATGATCGTGTGAAGCAGGTCCCGTCGGCTACGAGCGGAACGGGCCCGTCACCTCGTACGTGATGCCGCCCGAGGACGAGCCGCTGGTGCCGCGCTGGCTGGAGAAGTAGAGGCGGGTGCCGTCCGGGGAGAAGGCGGGGCCCGTGATCTCCGAGGCCGACTGGCCGTCGACGCGCAGGAATGAGGCGACGACGTCGTCCGGGGTGATCACGCAGATCTCCATGGTGCCGCCGTCCTCGGCGACGAACAGGTCGCCGGAGGAGGTGCCGGTGATGTTGTCGACGCCGGTGAGCGGGGCCGTTCCGTTGACGAGGGAGTCGTCGTAGGCCAGCTCGTAGGTGTTGTCGAGGAGGTTGAGCTGCCAGACGCGGTTGTCGCCCTTGGTGGTGAACCAGACCGTGTCGTTCGCGTAGTGGCAGCCCTCGCCGCCGTTGAAGGACTTCGAGCCGGAGACCTGGGAGCGGGTGGCGGTGGGGGAGCCGTCCGGGTCGGGGATGTCGGTCCAGGTGAAGGAGCCGCTGGTGGCGCTGCCCGCGACCATCACCTGTAGTTTGCCGGACGACAGGTTGCCCCAGGTCGTCGGGACGAAGCGGTAGAAGCGGCCGTTCGTCTCGTCCTCGGTCAGGTAGATCACCCTGCGCACCGGGTCGGCGGCTGCCGCCTCGTGCTTGAAGCGGCCCATCGCCGCGCGCTGCACCGCCGCGTTCGTGCCCCACGGGTCGGTCTCGTAGACGTAGCCGAGGGAAACCTCCTCGCAGGACAGCCAGGTGTTCCACGGCGTCTTGCCGCCTGCGCAGTTCTGCCGCGTGCCCGACAGGATGCGGTATGCGCCGGTGATCGCGCCCGTCGACGAGAACTTCACCGCGCTCGCGCCGCCCGAGGGGTTGATCTCGGAGTTGGAGACATAGATCCAGCCCGTGCCGTCGGCGTAACAGGCGCCGCCGTCCGGGGCGTTGTGCCAGGTGTACGACGTGGTCCCGACCCGCTGGCCCGACCGGGCGATGACGCGGCTGGTGAAGCCGGCGGGGAGTCTGACGCCGTTGGCGTCCGGGGAACCCAGCGGCCCGTAGGGGCCGGTGCCGGGCTGGGCCGGGGCCGCGTACGCGGCCCCGCGCCACAGGGTTCCGCCCAGAGCGGCCGATGTGCCGCCGAGGACGGCCGCACGCAGGAGGCTACGACGTTCCACTCTCACTCCAAGAGGTGCCGTACCGCCCCGCCGCCGGTCGACGGCAGGGTCGTGCGTGGGGGGAGGCGGAAAGGACGCTAGGGGCGCCGGATTGACGGGGCATGGACAACTTGTGGCCGTGGGGCGGCATGCTGTGTACCGCCTGTTCTCGGAGTGCGGGAACCGCACCCGGAAGCGGAACCGCACCCGGAAGCCGCAGCACCGTCTTGGTGCCTACGCCGGCAGCGCCGGGGCCTCCCGTCTCGGCCTCCTCGGGCGGTCGCCGCCCGGCCCGGGGGCGACCTCGCCCGGCGGTCGCGCGGACGGCAGCCGGATCACCACGTCCAGGCCACCGGTCGCCGCCGCGCGCAGCGCCGCCTCGCCGCCGCTGGCGTGGGCGAGGCGCTGCACCAGGGCGAGACCGAGACCCGTACCGCCCTTGGGCGCGCCCGGGGCCCGCCAGAAGCGGTCGAAGGCCCGGGCCCGCTGCTCCTCCGTCATCCCCGGGCCCTCGTCGGTGACGTGCAGGTCGACCCAGCGGGGCCGGCTGTCACGCAACGCCCGTCGGGGCGGCGCCTGGAGCCGCAGCTCGATCGTGACGGTGCTGCCCGTCGGGGATGCCCGCAGGGCGTTGGACAGCACGTTGTCCATGATCTGCTCGACGGCCCCCGGTACGGCGAGCACCGGGCCCACGCTCCCCGCGAAGAGCACGAGGGAGACGCCCTCCCGGGCGAACAGCGGCTGCCAGGTACGGTGCCGCTCCGCGCAGACCCCGCCCAGATCGACGGTGGCGGGGATGGCCGCGTGCTCCTCCAGCCGGGCCATGGCCAGCAGATGCTCGACCATGCGGGCCAGCCGGTCCGTCTCGGTGACGGCGGCGGTGAGGCTGCCCCGGGCCCGGGCGGCGATGTCCGGCTCCAGGTTCTCCAGACGCAGCCGCAGCGCCGCCAGCGGGGTCTTCAGCTGGTGCGAGGCCTCGCCCGCGAACGCCCGCTGGGACGCCAGCAGATGGGCGAACCGGGCCGCCGTGTGGTTGAACGCGGCGGCCAGACTGCGTACTTCCGGTGGCCCCTTCGTGATCGTCACCGGCGCGAACCGGCCGCCCTCGGCCAAGTCGTGCGTGGCCTGCTCCAGTTCACGGATGGGGCGGCCCGCCCAGCGGGCGAAGGCGAAACCGACCACGGCGACCGCCGTCAGCACGGCGCATCCGCCCAGCGCGAGCAGCAGCCAGACGTGGTGCACCCGCTCGTGGACCGTCCTCGTCGGCACGGTCAGCCACACCGCACCCACCGGCCGCGCCTCCTGGCCGACCGGCGCGGCCACCGACAGGTACTCGACCCCGCCGATGGTGGAGGTACGGACGTCCACGGTCGAGGTGCCCCGCAGCGCCGCCGCGATGCCCGGCCGGGCGGCCAGGGTGCCGGACATCCCGGGGTCCAGCCGGTGCGAGGCGGCGAGCAGCGTGCCCGCCGCGTCGACGATCACGACCTTGCCCCCGATGCGCTGCGCACAGTGCGCCACCCGCGCGGGCAGGTCCCGCTCGGCCCGCCCCGCCGCGAGGGACAGCGCGGCGTACGCGGAGACCGACTCGGCCTCGTCCGTCGCCGCGTTGACGACCCGCTCCCGCTCACCGCGCGAGTACACGAACCCCAGCGGGATCTCCAGGCAGAGCAGCACCAGCACCGCGAGGCTGAGGTAGCTGAGCAGCAGCCGGCGGGTCACGGAGAGGCCACCCGCGCGGTCGGCCCCGTGTGCACCGCCAGCCGGAAACCGACGCCCCGCAGGGTCCTGATCCACGCCGGGTGCCCCAACTTGCGTCGCAACGCGGCCACATGGACGTCCAGGGTCTTGGTCGGGCCGTCGTAGTGCGGGTCCCAGACGCGGTCGAGGATCTGCTGCCGCGAGTAGACCGCGCCCGGGTCCTCGCTGAGCAGCGCCAGCAGGTCGAACTCCTTGGGCGTGAGCGGGACGGGGGCGTCGCCGACCCAGACCTGGCGGGTACGGCGGTCCACCACGAGCGGGCCCGGGTCGTGCGCAGGGTCGGGGGCGGGGTCGTCCGCGGCGGTCGCGGGGGGCTCGTAGGAGAGGGCCGGGGCCGGTTCGTACGCGGGGGCGGGAGGCCGTTCGTACGCGGAGGCCGGAGCCGGTTCGTAGGCGGGGGTCGGAGCCGGTTCGTACGCGGGGGGCCGGGCCGGTTCGTACGGTGGTGGCTCGGGGAGGCCCCGGGCGCCCGGGGCCTCGGGGAACGCCTGGTGGGCGCGGTGTGTGCGGCGGGTCACCGCGCGGACCCGGGCGACCAGTTCCCGCACGCTGAATGGTTTCGCCAGGTAGTCGTCGGCGCCCAGTTCCAGGCCCAGCACGCGGTCGGCCTCCTCGCCGCGCGCGCTGAGGATGACGATGGGCACGTCCGAGACCTGCCGGATGCCGCGGCACACATCGATGCCGTCCATGTCCGGCAGTCCCAGGTCGAGCAGGACGACGTCGTGGTACGGGCCTCTGAGGCCGTCCGTGCCGTTGGCGACGTGGTCGACCGTCAGCCCGAAGTTGCCGAGCCCTTCCATGAGCGGCTCGGCGATCGTCTCGTCGTCTTCGATGAGCAGCACTCGTAGGCCCATACGTCCCGTCTCTCCGTGAAGTCGGCATGAATCCGGGCAGGGTGAATTCGCATTCTCTGCCGAGGAGTTCACACGCTACAAGAAGACGCTGCTTCTGGGAATCCGGACAAAGAATGTTCAATTGCTGGACGGGCTCTGGGGTTTGCTTAACCTTCTGCTGTAGGTCGGCGGTCTACGGTGGGGTGCACAGGAGGAACTACCAGCTCAGGAGGTTGTTTTGAAGACTCTGCTGGATCGTGCCCGCACGTTCAGGACGCGCGTCGATTTCGACAGCGTCGCATATCGGAAACTGGCCGAAGGGCAATATCCGGAGGCGCTGTTCATTACCTGCTCGGACTCGCGCGTCATACCAGCGATGATCACGGGTGCACGGCCCGGGGAGATATTCGAGCTACGGAACGCGGGCAATATCGTGCCGCCCTACGGACGGCCCGGGGCCTGTGGAGAGGCGGCCACCATCGAGTACGCGCTGGAGGTGCTCGGGGTTCAGGACATCGTGGTGTGCGGTCACTCACACTGCGGTGCGATGGGTGCCCTGAAGTCCGGTGACGACCTGTCGTCCCTGCCCGGCGTGGACGCCTGGCTCCGCCTCGCGCGCCCGGAGCTGACCTCCGTACTGGAGACCGCGCCGGACGACCCGTCCCTGCCGGAGGTCTCCCAGGGCAATGTGGTCAACCAGCTGGCCGCACTGCGCAGTTACCCCGTGGTGCGGCAACGCCTCGACTCGGGCCGGCTCCGGCTGCACGGCTGGTACTACGAGGTCGACACCGGCTTCGTCTACGAACTCGGCGACGAGGGCGACTTCCGGGTGCACGCCGCGTGAGCGGGGCGCATGCGCGGGGGAGGGGACGGGGAGGGCGGCCGGCCTACCCGGCGGGGGGTGCAGTGGGCCGGGGGGCCGCCGACACCGGGGGCTGGGGGACAGCCGACATCGGGGGCTGGGGGCCACCAGAGCCCCTGGAGGGGGCCGGGGGATGGGGGACGGCCGGAGGGGAGACAGGGGCTGGGGTTTGGCCGGCGGGTGATCCTGCGGGGGGCGCGGGAGCCGCCTGGGGGCCGGGGGGTGGGACACCGGCAGGTGCGCCGGGTGATCCCGGGGACGGTCCGGGGGGCTTTGCCGGGGACCTTTCCGGGGGCGGCGGCGCCGGGGGAGGCCTGGCCGGTGGGGCAGGCGGCTGGGGGATGGGCGGGTCGGCAGAAGGGGGGCGCTCGGCCCGCGGAACGGGCGGGAATCCTCCCGGTGGCCCGGTCGCAGGCCGTGCGCGCGGTGGTGCCCTGGGCGGGCTGATCCGCGGAGCGATGAGCGGCGCCAAGGGCCTGGGGGCCAAGGGCGCCGACGGCAAGGGTCTCCGTGGCGAGGTGCCCGGCGGCAAGGGTCTCGGTGGCAAAGGTGGCGCCAGGAGGGACCTCGCCACCGACATCACCGCCTCCCTCGTCGTCTTCCTCGTCGCCCTGCCGCTGTGCATCGGTGTCGCCGTCGCCTCCGGCGTCCCCGCCGAACTGGGGATCATCTCCGGGGTGATCGGCGGCCTGGTCGTGGGCGCGGTCCGGGGCAGCACGCTCCAGGTCAGCGGCCCGGCCGCCGGTCTCGCCGCGCTGGTCGCGGAAACCGTCGCCGAGGTCGGCGTGGCCATGCTCGGCGTGATCGTGCTGTTCGCCGGCATCCTCCAGATCATCCTGGGGCTGGTCCGGCTCGGACGGATGTTCCAGGCCATCTCCGTCGCCGTCGTCCAGGGCATGCTCGCCGGCATCGGTGTGCCGCTGATGTTCAGCCAGGCCTATCCGATGGCCGACGCCAAGGCCCCCGGCACCGCGCTCGAGAACATGGCCGGCATTCCCGGGCTGCTGGCCGCCGTTCTGACGAACCCGCAGGCGATGATCGCCACCCTGCTCGGCGTCGTCACGATCGTGCTCAGCTTCGTCTGGAAGAAGGTGCCCGGGCCGGCCGGGAAGATCCCCGCCGCCCTGGTGGCCGTGGGGATCGGCATGGTCGTCGCCGCGCTGCCCGGCGTGGACGTGAAGACGCTCCAGGTGGGCAACCTGCTCAACTCCGTGCAGGTGCCGGGCGGTGCGCAGTTCGCCGCGCTCGCCGACGGGACGATCATCACCGCGATCCTCACGTTCACGGTCATCGCGTCCGCGGAGAGCCTGTTCACGGCCGCTGCCGTGGACCGTATGCACAGCGGCCCGCGTACCCGCTACAACACCGAGCTGATCGCGCAGGGGGCGGGCAACACCGTCGCGGGCATCCTCGGCGCGCTCCCCATCACCGCGGTGGTGGCACGCAGTTCGGCGAACGTTCAGGCCGGGGCCAAGACCCGGCTCTCACGCACCCTGCACGGCCTGTGGCTGCTCCTGTTCGCGCTGCTGCTGCCGCAGGTGCTCGCGCTGATCCCGATCTCCGTGCTCGCCGGTGTCCTCGTGCACAGCGGCTGGAAGCTGTTCGGGCCCGCCGAGTTCCCGAAGATGTGGCGGCAGGACAGGGGCGAGTTCGCGGTGATGACGCTGACCATGCTGGTCATCGTGGCGACCGCGCTGCTGGAGGGCGTGCTGTTCGGTCTCGCCGCGGGGATCGTGCTGGCCGCGCTGCGCATGTCGCAGACCGTGATCCGCCAGCACGTGGAGCAGGACACGGCGAAGGTCGTCATGGCGGGCAACGCCACGTTCCTGCGGCTGCCGAAGGTGATCGACGCGCTGGAGGCGGCCGCCGCGTCCGGGAAGCCGCGGATCCGGCTCGACCTGACCGGCGTGACCCACCTGGACCACGCCTGCCGCCAGCAGGTCGAGGAGTTCACCGCCCAGCAGCGGGGACTCGGGCTGCGGGTGGAGCTGCTGATGCCGGGGGAGGCGAAGCCGGCCGGTGCCGCGCCGCCCGCCTTCGAGGGCCCGGCGACGGCGCCGCTGCCCAGGCGTCCGGTCACCACCGCCGGGGAGGCCGCGGTGGAACCGCCGCCCTGGCCCACCGTGGACGCCGAGTGGTTCTACCTCGACACGAGGCCCCTCCCGGAGGAGCACGCGCGCTCACCCCTCGTGGGCTGATCCGCCCGCCCGGGACATGCCGAGGTGGCGTGCACGCCCGAGCAGGCGTGCACGCCACCGCGTTCGTGCCGGGGCCGGATCAGCCGCAGCTGCCCGAGATCCACCGGTGGGAGCGGACCTTGTACGTACCGGCCAGGTTGCCGCCGTGCTGCTGGCGGGTGCAGCCGACGCGGTCGGAGTAGTTGGCGCCCCGGTAGTACGCGACACCGGTGGAGCTGCTGGTGCCGGCGTTCCACACCGACTTCACGTTGGTCGTGGCGGCCCAGGAACACCTGACGGCACCGCTCTGCCAGTCGGGGTCTGCCACGTCCCACGCGCACTTGCTGCCGGTGAAGTTGGCGCCGGTCCAGAAGCAGATGTGCCCGGACGCGCAGTCCACCGCGGCGGGCGCGGCAGGAGCCGCCGACGCGGAGCTCGGCACGGCCAGGGCGGTGACGGCGGCGGCGCTGACGGTGAGAACCGCGAGCAGTGACTTCGTACGAGAGTTCCGGCGTACGGAAAGGCGCATGAGCCTGGTCTCCTCGGAGGTGGGGACGGTTGAGCGGACGGCCCGACGCTGGCAAGGCACGACCGGGCCGGGCAAGGACGCAGGGGCCTTCTGGGATGCCGGGACGGCGGCCCGGCGCCTGCCTGGCGTGTTCCGGAACTGTTGGGACGGCCATGGGACGCCTTTGGTGGCACAGTGTCGGCACGAGACGCCCGACCAGCGTCCGTTGGGGATTCCCGAGGGGGGAATGGCGTTGTCCGCATGCCCTGAAACGGAGCGGTTCGCCGCGTTGTTGCGTTCGCTCAAGAGCCGGTCCGGGCTGAGTTACGAGGCCCTCGCCAGGAAGTCCGGGCTGGCGGGCTCGACGCTGCACCGCTACTGCCGCGGTACGTCGGTGCCGCAGGACTACGGCAGCGTGCACCGGCTGGCCACGGTGTGTGGCGCGACCCCGGACGAACTGCGCACCCTGCACCGCCTGTGGGCCCTGGCCGACGCGGCGCGGGCCGCTGCCGCGGCTGGTGCCGGTGCCGGTTCCGCGGCCGGTGCCGGTTCCGTGGCCGGTGCCGGTGACGGCTCCGCGGCCGGTGCGGAGGAAGGGGACGACCGAGCGGAATCCGAGGCCGGAGGACGGGCACGCGCCACGGACTCGGCCCCCGGCCGGGACGCCGGGCCCGTCACGGACTCGGCCCCCGGCCGGGCTGTCGGGCCCGCCGCGGACGCAGCCCGTGGCCGGGACGCCGAGACCGCGACAGATGCGGCCTCGGGCCGGGCTGCCGGGCCCGTCACGGACTCGGCCCGCGGCCGGGCTGTCGGGCCTGCCGCGGACGCAACCCGTGGCCGGGACGCCGAGACCGCGACAGATGCGGCCTCGGGCCGGGAGACCGTGCGCGCCACGGACTCGGCCCGCGGCCGGGCTGTCGGGCCTGCCGCGGACGCAACCCGTGGCCGGGACGCCGAGACCGCGACAGATGCGGCCTCGGGCCGGGAGACCGTGCCCGTCACGGACTCGGCCCCCGGCCGGGACACCGCGCCCACCACGGACACCGCCCCCGGCCGGGACCCAGGCCGCCCGGGCATCGCGCCGAGCCCGCGCCCCGCCGGGTGGTCACGTCGGCGCCGGCTGCGCACCTCCGTCGTCACCGCCGCGGTTGTCGCCGCCGTTTCCGTCTCCGCCTGGGCCCTGACGAACGGCCGGTCACCCTCCGCCGGCGCAGGGCGCGGCGCCGGCGAGGACCGGCCGTTGTTCTCGGCCGGCTGCTCGTCCGTGATCGCGATGGGCCAGCACGACGAGTGCGTGCGGGAGGTGCAGCGGCTGCTGCACGCCAAGGGCGCGGACATCGGCGTGGACGGGGACTTCGGGCCGCAGACCCTGCGCCGCGTCACGGCCTTCCAGGTGCTCGCCGGACTCCAGCCCAACGGAGTCGTCGGGGAGCCGACGAAGAAGGCGCTGTACACCTCGCGGGTCCGGATGGGCGTGTGGTCGCCGCAGAAGGTGCGGCAGCGGGTGCGGGAGGCGTTTCCCGAGGTGCCGGACAAGGCGGTGGCCATCGCCGACTGCCAGTCCTTCCTCGACCCGCTGCACATCCTCCCCAACACCAACGGCACCCGGAACTGGGGCCTGTTCCAGATCTCCGACGCCCGGCTGCGCGAACTGGGCGGCACACCGCGCGAGGCACTGGACCCGGAGTGGAACATCCGGGCGGCCCGGAAACTGTGGAGCCGGGACCGCGACTTCGGCGACTGGCCCCACTGCGAACGCGCCGCCGACGCCCCCCGCTCCCCGGCGACAGCTCACTCCGGGACGTGATCAATGCACAGAGCACCCCTCCGTGAAGAAGGGGTGCTCCTGTTCCGGGGGACTGCTCCGGCCGTCCGGCTACGCGATCCGCACCTTGTACGCCGTCACCCGTACCGTCTCGTCGTCCAGGCACTCGCCCGACGTCAGGTCGAAGCGCTGCTTCAGCAGAGGGGAGGCGACGAAGGGGCGGCCCTGGTGGGTGCCCGTGAGGCCCCGGGAGAGGACCGCCGCGCCGGTGAAGGGGTCGCGGTTGTCGATGGCGAAGAGGTCGCCGGAGCGGTCGCGGAAGATCGCGGCCTGCCGGCCGTCCGGCAGCAGTGCGGCCACCCCGCGCCCCGGCAGCAGCGCCGTCAGGTCGCAGACCGTGAACCAGTCGTCGTCCAGGGCGAGTTCGATCTTGAGGTCGGTGGTCTCGAGTGCCAGGGTCATCGCTGGGCGCTTCCTTCCAGTACGTCAGCGGCGGGTCGCATGCCGATGGACAGCAGCGGCAGGTCGGGCTTCATCTGGTCGCGCTCGGGCACGAAGGCGACGACGGGGTCCGGGGTGTCCGGGGCGTTCACGAAGGACACGAACCGGGCAAGCTTCTCGGGGTCGTTGATGGTCTCGGCCCACTCGTCG
Protein-coding regions in this window:
- a CDS encoding peptidase inhibitor family I36 protein → MRLSVRRNSRTKSLLAVLTVSAAAVTALAVPSSASAAPAAPAAVDCASGHICFWTGANFTGSKCAWDVADPDWQSGAVRCSWAATTNVKSVWNAGTSSSTGVAYYRGANYSDRVGCTRQQHGGNLAGTYKVRSHRWISGSCG
- a CDS encoding helix-turn-helix domain-containing protein, translated to MSACPETERFAALLRSLKSRSGLSYEALARKSGLAGSTLHRYCRGTSVPQDYGSVHRLATVCGATPDELRTLHRLWALADAARAAAAAGAGAGSAAGAGSVAGAGDGSAAGAEEGDDRAESEAGGRARATDSAPGRDAGPVTDSAPGRAVGPAADAARGRDAETATDAASGRAAGPVTDSARGRAVGPAADATRGRDAETATDAASGRETVRATDSARGRAVGPAADATRGRDAETATDAASGRETVPVTDSAPGRDTAPTTDTAPGRDPGRPGIAPSPRPAGWSRRRRLRTSVVTAAVVAAVSVSAWALTNGRSPSAGAGRGAGEDRPLFSAGCSSVIAMGQHDECVREVQRLLHAKGADIGVDGDFGPQTLRRVTAFQVLAGLQPNGVVGEPTKKALYTSRVRMGVWSPQKVRQRVREAFPEVPDKAVAIADCQSFLDPLHILPNTNGTRNWGLFQISDARLRELGGTPREALDPEWNIRAARKLWSRDRDFGDWPHCERAADAPRSPATAHSGT
- a CDS encoding response regulator transcription factor — translated: MGLRVLLIEDDETIAEPLMEGLGNFGLTVDHVANGTDGLRGPYHDVVLLDLGLPDMDGIDVCRGIRQVSDVPIVILSARGEEADRVLGLELGADDYLAKPFSVRELVARVRAVTRRTHRAHQAFPEAPGARGLPEPPPYEPARPPAYEPAPTPAYEPAPASAYERPPAPAYEPAPALSYEPPATAADDPAPDPAHDPGPLVVDRRTRQVWVGDAPVPLTPKEFDLLALLSEDPGAVYSRQQILDRVWDPHYDGPTKTLDVHVAALRRKLGHPAWIRTLRGVGFRLAVHTGPTARVASP
- a CDS encoding excalibur calcium-binding domain-containing protein encodes the protein MTNPYTGPHNSPYPAPPAPQPGGPAPRWARKRYVLPALGLALFIGAGIGTSGGETTDDAKPASAKPRPTVTVTATTTATTTPPPKEPEPAPTVTATKTVRVTTTVTARPAAAGGSDDGGSGGSGGGADVYYGNCSEVRAAGAAPIHRGEPGYASHLDRDNDGVACDI
- a CDS encoding alkaline phosphatase PhoX codes for the protein MERRSLLRAAVLGGTSAALGGTLWRGAAYAAPAQPGTGPYGPLGSPDANGVRLPAGFTSRVIARSGQRVGTTSYTWHNAPDGGACYADGTGWIYVSNSEINPSGGASAVKFSSTGAITGAYRILSGTRQNCAGGKTPWNTWLSCEEVSLGYVYETDPWGTNAAVQRAAMGRFKHEAAAADPVRRVIYLTEDETNGRFYRFVPTTWGNLSSGKLQVMVAGSATSGSFTWTDIPDPDGSPTATRSQVSGSKSFNGGEGCHYANDTVWFTTKGDNRVWQLNLLDNTYELAYDDSLVNGTAPLTGVDNITGTSSGDLFVAEDGGTMEICVITPDDVVASFLRVDGQSASEITGPAFSPDGTRLYFSSQRGTSGSSSGGITYEVTGPFRS
- a CDS encoding SulP family inorganic anion transporter — translated: MSGAKGLGAKGADGKGLRGEVPGGKGLGGKGGARRDLATDITASLVVFLVALPLCIGVAVASGVPAELGIISGVIGGLVVGAVRGSTLQVSGPAAGLAALVAETVAEVGVAMLGVIVLFAGILQIILGLVRLGRMFQAISVAVVQGMLAGIGVPLMFSQAYPMADAKAPGTALENMAGIPGLLAAVLTNPQAMIATLLGVVTIVLSFVWKKVPGPAGKIPAALVAVGIGMVVAALPGVDVKTLQVGNLLNSVQVPGGAQFAALADGTIITAILTFTVIASAESLFTAAAVDRMHSGPRTRYNTELIAQGAGNTVAGILGALPITAVVARSSANVQAGAKTRLSRTLHGLWLLLFALLLPQVLALIPISVLAGVLVHSGWKLFGPAEFPKMWRQDRGEFAVMTLTMLVIVATALLEGVLFGLAAGIVLAALRMSQTVIRQHVEQDTAKVVMAGNATFLRLPKVIDALEAAAASGKPRIRLDLTGVTHLDHACRQQVEEFTAQQRGLGLRVELLMPGEAKPAGAAPPAFEGPATAPLPRRPVTTAGEAAVEPPPWPTVDAEWFYLDTRPLPEEHARSPLVG
- a CDS encoding carbonic anhydrase, with the protein product MKTLLDRARTFRTRVDFDSVAYRKLAEGQYPEALFITCSDSRVIPAMITGARPGEIFELRNAGNIVPPYGRPGACGEAATIEYALEVLGVQDIVVCGHSHCGAMGALKSGDDLSSLPGVDAWLRLARPELTSVLETAPDDPSLPEVSQGNVVNQLAALRSYPVVRQRLDSGRLRLHGWYYEVDTGFVYELGDEGDFRVHAA
- a CDS encoding sensor histidine kinase, yielding MTRRLLLSYLSLAVLVLLCLEIPLGFVYSRGERERVVNAATDEAESVSAYAALSLAAGRAERDLPARVAHCAQRIGGKVVIVDAAGTLLAASHRLDPGMSGTLAARPGIAAALRGTSTVDVRTSTIGGVEYLSVAAPVGQEARPVGAVWLTVPTRTVHERVHHVWLLLALGGCAVLTAVAVVGFAFARWAGRPIRELEQATHDLAEGGRFAPVTITKGPPEVRSLAAAFNHTAARFAHLLASQRAFAGEASHQLKTPLAALRLRLENLEPDIAARARGSLTAAVTETDRLARMVEHLLAMARLEEHAAIPATVDLGGVCAERHRTWQPLFAREGVSLVLFAGSVGPVLAVPGAVEQIMDNVLSNALRASPTGSTVTIELRLQAPPRRALRDSRPRWVDLHVTDEGPGMTEEQRARAFDRFWRAPGAPKGGTGLGLALVQRLAHASGGEAALRAAATGGLDVVIRLPSARPPGEVAPGPGGDRPRRPRREAPALPA
- the nirD gene encoding nitrite reductase small subunit NirD, which produces MTLALETTDLKIELALDDDWFTVCDLTALLPGRGVAALLPDGRQAAIFRDRSGDLFAIDNRDPFTGAAVLSRGLTGTHQGRPFVASPLLKQRFDLTSGECLDDETVRVTAYKVRIA
- a CDS encoding NUDIX hydrolase codes for the protein MDTTVPAPNAPRVLPRAEWVRTLPQTIVASCVLLLDAEDRILLLRYAGGQPAAGLWGLPGGMLDHGEDPVGAARRELHEETGITLEGDLPFIGYDHRADVLDTGPVIDFYFHGGRLPAGQPVRRSSEHDHHGLFALADLEATPLATGLPTLTALLTAARSGTVVCLRDGLPQ